The Thamnophis elegans isolate rThaEle1 chromosome Z, rThaEle1.pri, whole genome shotgun sequence genome contains a region encoding:
- the LOC116521490 gene encoding olfactory receptor 14A16-like encodes MLNASDISAFILLGFPDQVEKNMLYFILYLVIYITSLIANVLIILVVFLHHPLHTPMYFFLVNLSITDLGSISVTIPKAMINAFLNSREISYSGCVAQVYSLLFFAMSDFFLLTGMAYDRYIAICDPLHYEIIMGRKTCLQLAVIAWISAVLYLALHTCGTFVINFCSNVLNDFFCDVSQLLKLSCDNSYLIEVGFILFSLISVLFPCFGFIIISYVHIFKSVFRIPPSQRQNKAFSTCIPHLIVVSLFVCTASVNLLKPPSFSPSNVETVITILYSVVPSLINPIVYTMRNREIQASLCNMFKPAIPPRNQ; translated from the coding sequence ATGCTTAATGCAAGTGACATCTCCGCTTTTATTTTGTTGGGTTTTCCTGATCAAGTGGAGAAAAATATGCTGTACTTCATTTTGTATTTAGTGATCTACATAACATCCTTAATAGCAAATGTTCTCATCATTTTAGTAGTGTTCCTCCACCATCCACTCCATACACCCATGTACTTTTTTTTAGTGAATTTGTCTATTACAGATCTTGGCTCTATTTCTGTGACTATTCCCAAAGCCATGATAAATGCTTTCTTGAACAGCAGAGAGATTTCTTACTCTGGGTGCGTCGCACAAGTATATTCCTTATTGTTTTTTGCAATGTCAGATTTCTTCCTTCTTACAGGCATGGCATATGATAGATACATTGCTATATGTGACCCATTGCACTATGAAATCATAATGGGCAGGAAGACATGCCTGCAGTTGGCAGTCATTGCATGGATAAGTGCTGTTCTTTATTTAGCCTTGCACACTTGTGGCACCTTTGTCATCAACTTTTGCTCCAATGTTCTCAATGATTTCTtctgtgatgtatcacaacttctGAAATTGTCCTGTGACAATTCATATCTCATTGAAGTTGGATTTATCCTATTCAGTTTAATTAGTGTTCTCTTTCCTTGCTTTGGTTTCATAATTATTtcctatgttcatattttcaagtCTGTCTTTAGAATACCTCCTTCTCAAAGACAAAATAAGGCTTTTTCAACTTGCATTCCACATCTTATTGTTGTTTCCTTGTTTGTCTGCACTGCAAGTGTTAATTTACTAAAACCACCTTCTTTCTCACCTTCAAATGTAGAAACAGTTATCACTATATTGTATTCTGTGGTTCCTTCTTTGATTAATCCCATTGTTTATACTATGAGGAACAGAGAGATTCAAGCTTCATTGTGTAATATGTTTAAACCTGCTATTCCACCTAGGAATCAATAA